GAGGGGGGTGGGGTACGTTCGCGACACTTCTCGCATCGCCCCACCCAACGATGTCAACACAGTTATTCCATTAGGTTCATGGCTCTCCGAACCCACCGCTGCCGCCACTCATCTCCCCATTCATTGTCGGCACCGCCAGACCTTCTCTCGTCCCGCCCGGCAACTCCTTTGTGATCCTTTCTTCCGTGCGCGGCGGCATCGGGGATTGCTAGCACCACTCCTGCCCGAAATCGGCCACAAGGGCCCGTCCACTCACAGCCATGAAGATGGCCCTGCAGCACGCTGAAGCGCGATCTGCATTAAGTACATTCGCGCGTTGAACGCACTAGAACTCCACCTCTTTCACGATGAAAGCGCACGATCTGGAATGATCGATGAAGTTGGTTTCATCGGCCACTAGCTTCGGACCCAACTCGGTCATTTCCGTCGACCCCATTGCTTCCATCAGATCTTCTTCTGACGCAAACCACACCTCGGCAATCCCATCGTATTCCTCGGCCATGCCACGGGACTCTCTCATGCCATCGTTCAACGGACTGGGCAGCGTGTGGGACTGAACGTACTTCTGGGTTCTCATGATGGCCCCATTCTCCATGAAGAACGGACCGT
This DNA window, taken from Pseudomonadota bacterium, encodes the following:
- a CDS encoding EthD domain-containing protein, with product MIKLIMCLRRRSDLSREAFQDYWRHRHGPFFMENGAIMRTQKYVQSHTLPSPLNDGMRESRGMAEEYDGIAEVWFASEEDLMEAMGSTEMTELGPKLVADETNFIDHSRSCAFIVKEVEF